TCTATACTACGTTTAATAAAAATATCTCCATCACAGGTTAAAGTCATACCTGTCTCTTTTCTGTCTTATACGCTATTTATGTATTGATTGATTACAGTCAACGTAGTTGTACGAAATAGCAACGACAATAATATCTGCCAATTTCCGCAACGCGTACTTTTCAGCGAGGGTCGACTCTGTGAAACAACTAACACCAATGGATTCGCAATTTTTCTACTTTGAAGCGCCCAACCAGCCGATGATGATTGGTAGCCTCTGGCTGTGTGATCAGACTACTGCACCCGATGGTCTGGTTAGGCACAAGGACATCCTGCAGTACATTTCTGACCGCCTGAATACCACGTCGTACTTTCGTCGCCGCCTCGAGCAGGCACCTTTCCAGCTGGACGACCCCTACTGGCTGCAGGATGAAAACTTTGACGTCGAGTATCACGTGCGCCATGTCGGTTTGCCGCAGCCGGGCGACTGGCGTCAGCTGTGTATCTTTACCGCGCGCACCATGTCGCGCAGCGTGGATATGGAGCGGGCACCCTGGGAAATTTATATTATCGAAGGGGTCAACAACGTCGAGGGCGTGCCGCCGGGCAGCTTTGCCGTATTGATCCGTTTTCACCATGCCTATGTTGACGGCAAGGCTGGCCTGGAGCTGACCACTGCGCTGTGGGAAGACACACCGGACCACGAATACGGTCGCCGTGATCTGGTTGAAGTTGCCGAACGTCCGCCGACTCGGCTGGAAATGTGGGCTCGTACTGCCCCGCGCATGATCGGTCAATCTTTCCGCAGCATGCGTGCCGGTATCGAGATCACGCGCAAGAGTTACGAGCTGGCCAAGCGCCTGCGCGGTGACGCTCGCCCGGAACAACGCCGTGTACCGAAGACTATTTTCAATACCACCATCAGTCCTCACCGCAGTTATGCCGGATACGAGCTGACCATTGCCGAGCTGAAACGGATGCGTCAGCTGTGTACCGGGTCCAGCCTGAACGATGTCATCATTTCCTTGATCGCCGGTGGCATGCGCCGCTATCTGAATGCCCATAATGCGCTGCCGAGCAATGAGTCACTGGTATCCATGTGCCCGGTGTCGATTCGCCCGGAAGACGCCCGTAAAGACGGCGGCAATCTGGTGTCCGCCATGTTTGTCGGTATCGGTACCGATATTGCCGACCCGGTTGAGCGCCTGAAAGCCGTTCAGCGCCGCACCCAGCACGGGATTCCGCTGGCCAAAGAGGTGCTCTGCGATCTGAATAATGCCTATGGTGATATGGTGCCTGCTTATATGCGCAATATGGGCGCTGCCCTGAGCAACAAGCTGCGTCTGGCGGGTAAATACCCGATGGTCAATACCATTATTACCAACGTGCCGGGTATTCCCGGCATGGTGCCGAAGTATTTTGCCGGGGCGACCATTCGGGCAGTTTCGCCCATCGTGCCTATCTCGGACGGTGTGGCGATCAGTCATGGTATTACCGGTATTTATGACCGCATCTGCATCGGTATTCTGGCGGATCGCAAAGTGGTACCGGATATGGATTTTTATGTCAGCTGCCTGGCGGAATCCACCCGTGAGTACCTGGCTGCAACCGAAGCGGTGGAAGAAGCCAAGGCCGCGGCGGCGAAAGAAGTGACTGCGGTAGTCGAGCCCAGCAGTGACAGCAAGTCAGGCAAGTCGACGGCCACTAAAACGACTACGCGCAAGGCCGCCAATACCGCTGACAAGCAGGCAGCAGAAAAGGCTGCCACTAAAGGGGATGACGCCGTGGTTGAAGCGGGTCGGCGCACGTCCGCCAATGGCGGCTGAAGTTTTGTCCGGGTGCTGAGTCCTCAGCACCCAGAGTCCAAGTAGTGGGGATAGCAGATGATCAAGTTGATGCAGCGAAACCAGGGCAAACGCCTGTTGAAAGAAATGGAGCAGGCCGAGAGCTATGAGGAGTGGGTAGAGCTGGCCGGTGCCTATGACCATGAAATGGGTCTGGATGAATGGAAACAGGATGACGCCTGTGAGAGCTATGACTACCGTGCCATTCGTCAGCGGCTGGATCAATTACGCGATCTGCGCTTTCGCCGGGACTATCCACAATTGTTGTTTATCCTTAATGAAGGTATTCACGGCAATCTGGGAGGCATGGGCAAGCCAGCGTTGTACAGCAAGGCAAAGCTGGGTACCAAGAACCTGATTACACGCTATATCGATGAGTTGTGCGGTGCTCTGCATGATCTCAATGAAGTGGATGAGAAGATCATCTCACTGGAGGAAAAACAGGATTTTTTCCAGCGCGCCAGCCACTGCTATGGTCGTTCTGCTCTGATGTTGAGTGGAGGAGCGGTACTCGGGTTTTTCCATGCCGGGGTGCTCAAGGCATTGTTTGATCGTGGCCTGTTGCCGGAAATCATTTCAGGCTCCAGTGCCGGCTCGATCCTTGCCGCGACAGCCTGTACCCATGCTGATGACGAGCTGAAAGAACGTTTGAATCTGGATAATCTGCACCATGAGGTCGACGAAGCCGAGCAGATTCGCCCGGTTTTGTCATTGCTTGGTAATGGCCGGCCAAATATGGATGCGGACAACCTGCGCGATTATTTGCAGCACATCGTTCCTGATCTGACCTTTCAGGAAGCCTTCGAACGAACCGGCCGCAAGCTCAACATCACGGTGACCGGACTCAGTCCGCGTCAGGCGCCGCGCCTTTTGAACGCCATTACTGCGCCCAATGTACTGGTACGCTCTGCAGTTATGGCGTCATGCGCCATTTATGGCATTTACCCGCCAGTAACCCTGATGTGCCGCAATGCGTCCGGTGAAACGGCGCCTTACCTGCCAGACGAGAAATGGATAGATGGTTCCTTCGCGGATGACCTTCCAGCCAAGCGGTTGGCCCGTTTGTATGGCGTCAATCACTTTATCTCCAGTATGACGAACCCCGCCGCGTTGGCGATTACCCCGGACCCTGACCGGCCGAGCAACCCGGTGCGCAGCGTACTCAATTTCCAGGGTCGACTGTTGAAGCTGGGGACAGCGGAAACTCTGCGCTTCAGCCGTCAACACGTTCGTATCAAGTCACCCATGCTGAGCCTGGTTCAACACCTGACCTATGGCATTCTGGCGCAGGAATATACTGCCGACATCAATATATTCCTGCGCAATCGTTGGGATCATCCGCTCCGATTGCTGGCACCACCCTCCCGCGAAGCCATGCATCGCTTGATTTATGAAGGTGAGCGCTCAACCTGGGACCGTATCGAGATGGTGCGCAACTGTACTGCTGTCAGCCGAACCCTGGATGGTATCCTGCATCAGCGCGGTTGGGAGGTCTGAGCAACACGGAACAGGGGCTTTCAACGGCGGCTTGGTGCGCGCGATAATGCCGTTTTTTATCAAGGAATGCCGATGACTGCCCCTTTGCCACTGCACGCCTGTCATATAGCTTTGCCGGAAAGTCGCGAGCTTGACCTGTTCGCCGATATGCTGATCAAGCGTGGCGCCCAGGTTCTGCGTTGCCCGTTGGTATCCATTCATGATGCGCCGGATCAAACGCCGGTGCGGCAATGGCTGCAGGAATTTATCGCCACTCCTCCGGATGATCTGGTTCTGCTGACCGGTGAGGGGTTGCGTCGTTTGCTCGCCGCTGCCGAGCGTGTGGACGAGTCCCTGCGAGACAGCTTTATTGCTGCTCTGGGCAAGGTACGCACAATTACCCGAGGCCCGAAACCGGGTGCTGCGCTGCGCAAGATTGGCCTGAAACCCGATCTGCTGGCAGACGAGCCGACCACTGCCGGAGTGATTGCAACGCTCAATCGGGAAGACCTCGGCGGACGGCAAGTAGCCGTGCAGCTATACGGCACCGACCCCAATCACACCCTGATCGATTTTCTGCACAAAGCCGGTGCGCGGGTACGCACAGTCGCTCCCTATGTGTATGCCGATGATGTGGAAGATGTCCAGGTCAGTGCTTTGATCCAGCGCTTGCAGGCAGGTGAGCTGAATGCAATGGCTTTTACCAGCGCCACTCAGGTACGCCGGTTGTTCCAGATTGCACGGCGCCAGCCTGAAGGTGAGCAAGGCCTGCGCAAGGCACTTGCCGCTCTCTGTGTGGCTGCAGTGGGTCCAGTCGTTGCTGATGAGCTCAGCGCTCGCGAGGTACAGGTCAATCTTATGCCGACCAGCAGCTTTTTTATGAAGCCTCTGGTGCGTGAGCTGGTCAAAGCCTTCAATCCATCGGCAGTTGATGATTGACCACAAGGGGCCGGCACAGCAACAATGCGGCTGACCTGACGTTTACTTACCCAAGGATGCTTGATGAGCACAGAGCCGGCCGCCCTGCAACTGACCCCTGACCAACTTACCATGCCGATCGATCTGCAAGCGCTCGGATTTACTACCACCGATGACCTTGAACCCTTTCGCGGAATACTTGGTCAGGAACGGGCGGTGGAAGCACTGCAGTTTGGTGTCGCCATGCATCGCCCGGGCTATAACGTGTTTGTCATGGGAGAGCCGGGTACTGGGCGCTTTTCTTACGTTACGCGTTATCTCAAGGCTGAAGCTAAACGCCAGGTGACGCCGCAGGACTGCGTATTCGTCAACAACTTCGATGAGCCACGTGAACCCAAAGTAATCAGTCTGGTGCCGGGCAGTGCCGATGACTTGATTGATGATATTACCCAGCTGGTCGACAATTTGCTGGCGACATTCCCGGCGGTGTTCGAGCATCCCGCTTATCAGCAGAAAAAGAGCTCCATTGATCGTGCCTTCAATCTGCGTTATGACCGGGCAATAGACTCGGTTGAACGCGTGGCACTGGAGAAAAGCATTGCCATATACCGGGATGCGCAGAATATTGCCTTTACCCCGATGAAAGATGGCAAGGCGCTGGATGAGGCGGATTTTTCCCAACTGCCAGAGAGCGAGCGCGAAACCTTTCATCAGGACATTTCCAGTCTTGAAGAAGTGCTCAACGAGGCGCTGTCCAGCCTGCCACAATGGAAGCGTGAATCCAGCAACCAGCTGCGTGAACTCAATGAAGTCACCATTTCCGAAGCGCTGGAGCCCTTGCTGGCGCCGCTGCTGGAAAAATACAGCGGTAATCAGGAAATCTGTGATTATTTACACGCGATGCAGCAGAATCTGCTGAAGACCGTGATTGATCAATTGGTCGAAGAGCGGGCCCTGGAGGCACGTCCGGATGCATACAAGAAGCAGATGCTGGTCGAGCAGTATTGCCCCAGTCTGATCGTTGGCCATCACAGTAGTGGCGGTGCCCCCGTAGTGCATGAACCGCATCCATCCTACGATAATCTGTTTGGCCGCATCGAATACAGTTCGGAGCAGGGTGCCCTGGTAACCAGCTACCGGCATATTCGTCCGGGTGCCTTGCACCGCGCCAACGGTGGTTATCTGGTACTGGAAGCGGAGAAGCTGCTTGGCGAACCTTTTGTCTGGGAAGCTCTGAAACGCGCGCTGCACTCACGCCAATTGAAAATGGAATCACCCTGGGCTGAACTTGGTCGTCTGACTACCGTGACGCTGACGCCGGAAGTGATACCACTTGATGTCAAAGTCGTGATCATTGGCTCGCGTCAGCTGTACTACACCCTGCAGGACCTGGATCCTGATTTTCAGGAAATGTTTCGTGTGCTGGTCGACTTTGATGAAGACCTGCCACGAACGCCGGACAGTATTGAAGGTATGGCGCAGTTACTCAAGACGCGCACCTCTGAAGAGGGGCTGGCGCCCTTGAGTGCTGCGGCCGTAGCGCGAGTGTTGACCTACAGTGCACGCCTGGCAGAGCACCAGCAGCGTCTGTCGGCGCGTATCAGTGACATCTTTCAACTGGTGGCTGAAGCCGATTTTTTGCGCCAGTTGGCTGCTGATCCATTGACCGATCTGGCGCATATAGAGCGTGCTCTGCAAGCAAAGGAAATGCGTACTGGCCGGGTCAGTGCGCGGATTCGGGAAGATATGCTGTCCGGAGTGATTCTGATCGATACTGCCGGGGCGGCCGTTGGCAAGTGTAATGGCCTGACTGTACTGGAAGTGGGTGACTCCGTGTTCGGCGTGCCTGCACGTATCAGTGCGACAGTGTATCCCGGTGGCAGCGGTATTGTAGATATCGAGCGTGAAGTCAGCCTGGGTCAGCCGATTCACTCCAAGGGGGTAATGATTCTGACCGGTTTTATGGGTAGCCGGTACGCTCAGCAATACCCATTGGAAATTTCCGCCAGCATCGCCCTGGAGCAATCCTATGGTTATGTGGATGGTGACAGTGCATCTTTGGGAGAGGTTTGTGCGCTGATCTCCGGCTTGTCGCGCACACCGCTGAAGCAGGAGTTCGCTATTACCGGTTCAATCAACCAGTTTGGCGAAGTGCAAGCCGTTGGTGGCGTGAATGAGAAAATTGAAGGTTTTTTCCGCCTGTGCGAGGCACGTGGGTTGACCGGGCAGCAAGGGGTGATCATTCCTCAGGCCAACGTGCCCAATCTGATGCTGGATAACTCGGTGCTGGATGCCGTCAAAGCAGGGCAGTTTGCAGTGTATGCCGTACAGCATGTCGATCAGGCACTCAGCTTGCTGTCGGGTGAAGAGGTCGGCACTCTGGATGAAAAGGGACATTTCCCTCCTTCTTCAGTCAATGGTCGCGTGGTGCAGCGTTTGTGCGAAATTGCCGAGCGTGATCGCGAAGATGATGAGGAAGGCAATGATAAAAATGAACGGAAGAAAACTGACTGATCAGCCACTGAGCATTGTGCGGCATTCGCCAGATTCCCGGCCTTGAGCCGGCCTTTCCCGATCTTTCGCACAGGGTTATCCACAGTTTTTGTGGATGACTCTCCTCTTATCAGCAAGTTCTTTTACTGTCAATCGCCTGCGCGGGTGGCAGGGATGAGTCTTCGTTCCGCGGAGTCTGACCGCCAGGAGCAGTGATGGTTGGCGGCGTTGTATAGCTTGTTGACAGTTAGCGTGCATGCTTGTAGGTGTATGGTCAGATAGGTTTTCAACCCATTGTTTTATATGAAATGTTTGCCCTCTTCTGGTGTTCGTTGCCTGGTGTGATAAATGGCCAGTGGCCATGACCTGGGAGCTCGCTGTTCTGACGCATTGCCTGCCTGATGCATGACTACCCATGTAGCTGGTTGGTTTTTGCACGAAATGCCTTGCGGCTTGATCTGCTTGGGCTGGCGTCTATTGCCAACCTGCTGCCCACAGACTTATCCACAGTTTTTGTGGATGTTGTGTGACAGGCAGTGAGTCCGGGATAAAGCCACGCAAAGTGTGTTTATTTGTTGTACCTGCATTGTACGAATAGTTATCGCTGTATATGCTCGTGCCATGACTACTTCTGTTTTCCCTGCTACCGCTCCCCCCGATGTTGCTGACTTGCCGGATAGCCCGGGGGTTTACCATTTCTATGCCGAACGCGGAGCGCTGCTCTATGTGGGTAAAAGCATCCATATCCGCCAGCGTGTGCGCAGCCATTTCCAGCAGGCCAAAACCGATGTGCGGCATGCGCGCCTGTGCCGTCAGGTGGCGCGGATCGAGGTGAGGCCAACAGCGGGAGAGTTGGGTGCCTTGCTGCTGGAGGCGCAGCAGGTCAAGGATCTAAAGCCGCTATACAACAAACGTCTTCGCCGCCAGCGTGGCTTGCTCAGCTGGCGATTGCAGGCATCCGGTGAGCTGGAACACGTTACCCGCCTGAACAGCAGCAAGGAAAGCCCCTTGTACGGTCTTTTTCGCAGCCGGCACCAGGCCCGAGAACGCCTGCGTGAAATGGCGCGGGAGCACGGCCTGTGTTTGCGTGTATTGGGGCTGGAAGCCGGGCAGGGCCGTTGTTTTGCCCAGCAATTGAACCGTTGCTGGGGTGCCTGCTGCGGGCTGGAATCTCTGTCCAGCCACCAGCAGCGCTTGCAGGCGGCACTGCTGCCTCTGCAGTTGGCAACCTGGGATTGGCCAGGAGCCATTGCATTGCCGGAGTCCGATCCGGTGCAGGGCATTCGCCAATGGCACGTGGTGCGTCAGTGGTGCCTGCTGGGCAGTACCGATCAGGCGAAGAGGTGCGCGGCGCTGGCGCTGGGCGGCGGTGACTTCGATCTGGATCTTTATCATATTCTCAGTGGCTGGTTGCAACGCCACCCGGAGCAACCTGTGGAGCTGCTATGAGCGTTCGCCGTTTGATCATGTTGCTGGGCGACCAACTCAGCCCGGATATGTCCAGCCTGCAGGGAGCCGACCCCAGGCAGGACCGGGTTCTGATGGCTGAGGTGATGGCTGAAGGCACCTATGTGCCGCATCACCCGCAGAAAATCGTCTTTATCCTGTCTGCCATGCGACACTTTGCGGCGGAACTGCGCGAGCAGGGCTTTACCGTGGATTACATCGAACTGGATGCCGCCGGCAACAGCGGTACCTTGCTGGGTGAGCTGGAACGCGCGCGTACAAAGCATCAACCGGAACAGATCGTGCTCACCGAGCCGGGTGAATGGCGACTGCTGGATGTCTTTCAGCAGCAGCAAGCCGATTGGCCGGAACTGGAACTGCGCGAAGACACGCGCTTTTATTGTGACCATGCGACCTTTGCGGACTGGGCCAAGGGTCGCAAGCAATTGCGCATGGAGTACTTCTACCGCCAGATGCGCCGGCAAAGCGGCTTGCTGATGGAGGATGATCAGCCTGCCGGTGGTGCCTGGAATTTTGATGCCGACAATCGCAAAGCCTTGCCGGCCGGCGAGCAGCCGCCGGCGCCACTGCAGCTGTCGGATGACCAGACGGTGTCTGCAGTCAAGCAACTGGTGGCTGAGCGTTTCCCGGAGCATTACGGCAGCCTTGAAGCCTTCAACTACCCGGTCACCCGCGCGGCAGCCGAACAGCTGTGGGCTTATTTTCTCAAGCATGCGCTGGCGCAGTTTGGCGATTATCAGGATGCCATGGCGACGGGTGAGCCCTTTCTCTATC
This sequence is a window from Halopseudomonas salegens. Protein-coding genes within it:
- a CDS encoding uroporphyrinogen-III synthase, with amino-acid sequence MTAPLPLHACHIALPESRELDLFADMLIKRGAQVLRCPLVSIHDAPDQTPVRQWLQEFIATPPDDLVLLTGEGLRRLLAAAERVDESLRDSFIAALGKVRTITRGPKPGAALRKIGLKPDLLADEPTTAGVIATLNREDLGGRQVAVQLYGTDPNHTLIDFLHKAGARVRTVAPYVYADDVEDVQVSALIQRLQAGELNAMAFTSATQVRRLFQIARRQPEGEQGLRKALAALCVAAVGPVVADELSAREVQVNLMPTSSFFMKPLVRELVKAFNPSAVDD
- a CDS encoding Lon protease family protein: MSTEPAALQLTPDQLTMPIDLQALGFTTTDDLEPFRGILGQERAVEALQFGVAMHRPGYNVFVMGEPGTGRFSYVTRYLKAEAKRQVTPQDCVFVNNFDEPREPKVISLVPGSADDLIDDITQLVDNLLATFPAVFEHPAYQQKKSSIDRAFNLRYDRAIDSVERVALEKSIAIYRDAQNIAFTPMKDGKALDEADFSQLPESERETFHQDISSLEEVLNEALSSLPQWKRESSNQLRELNEVTISEALEPLLAPLLEKYSGNQEICDYLHAMQQNLLKTVIDQLVEERALEARPDAYKKQMLVEQYCPSLIVGHHSSGGAPVVHEPHPSYDNLFGRIEYSSEQGALVTSYRHIRPGALHRANGGYLVLEAEKLLGEPFVWEALKRALHSRQLKMESPWAELGRLTTVTLTPEVIPLDVKVVIIGSRQLYYTLQDLDPDFQEMFRVLVDFDEDLPRTPDSIEGMAQLLKTRTSEEGLAPLSAAAVARVLTYSARLAEHQQRLSARISDIFQLVAEADFLRQLAADPLTDLAHIERALQAKEMRTGRVSARIREDMLSGVILIDTAGAAVGKCNGLTVLEVGDSVFGVPARISATVYPGGSGIVDIEREVSLGQPIHSKGVMILTGFMGSRYAQQYPLEISASIALEQSYGYVDGDSASLGEVCALISGLSRTPLKQEFAITGSINQFGEVQAVGGVNEKIEGFFRLCEARGLTGQQGVIIPQANVPNLMLDNSVLDAVKAGQFAVYAVQHVDQALSLLSGEEVGTLDEKGHFPPSSVNGRVVQRLCEIAERDREDDEEGNDKNERKKTD
- a CDS encoding wax ester/triacylglycerol synthase family O-acyltransferase; the encoded protein is MKQLTPMDSQFFYFEAPNQPMMIGSLWLCDQTTAPDGLVRHKDILQYISDRLNTTSYFRRRLEQAPFQLDDPYWLQDENFDVEYHVRHVGLPQPGDWRQLCIFTARTMSRSVDMERAPWEIYIIEGVNNVEGVPPGSFAVLIRFHHAYVDGKAGLELTTALWEDTPDHEYGRRDLVEVAERPPTRLEMWARTAPRMIGQSFRSMRAGIEITRKSYELAKRLRGDARPEQRRVPKTIFNTTISPHRSYAGYELTIAELKRMRQLCTGSSLNDVIISLIAGGMRRYLNAHNALPSNESLVSMCPVSIRPEDARKDGGNLVSAMFVGIGTDIADPVERLKAVQRRTQHGIPLAKEVLCDLNNAYGDMVPAYMRNMGAALSNKLRLAGKYPMVNTIITNVPGIPGMVPKYFAGATIRAVSPIVPISDGVAISHGITGIYDRICIGILADRKVVPDMDFYVSCLAESTREYLAATEAVEEAKAAAAKEVTAVVEPSSDSKSGKSTATKTTTRKAANTADKQAAEKAATKGDDAVVEAGRRTSANGG
- a CDS encoding GIY-YIG nuclease family protein — protein: MTTSVFPATAPPDVADLPDSPGVYHFYAERGALLYVGKSIHIRQRVRSHFQQAKTDVRHARLCRQVARIEVRPTAGELGALLLEAQQVKDLKPLYNKRLRRQRGLLSWRLQASGELEHVTRLNSSKESPLYGLFRSRHQARERLREMAREHGLCLRVLGLEAGQGRCFAQQLNRCWGACCGLESLSSHQQRLQAALLPLQLATWDWPGAIALPESDPVQGIRQWHVVRQWCLLGSTDQAKRCAALALGGGDFDLDLYHILSGWLQRHPEQPVELL
- a CDS encoding cryptochrome/photolyase family protein; the encoded protein is MSVRRLIMLLGDQLSPDMSSLQGADPRQDRVLMAEVMAEGTYVPHHPQKIVFILSAMRHFAAELREQGFTVDYIELDAAGNSGTLLGELERARTKHQPEQIVLTEPGEWRLLDVFQQQQADWPELELREDTRFYCDHATFADWAKGRKQLRMEYFYRQMRRQSGLLMEDDQPAGGAWNFDADNRKALPAGEQPPAPLQLSDDQTVSAVKQLVAERFPEHYGSLEAFNYPVTRAAAEQLWAYFLKHALAQFGDYQDAMATGEPFLYHARIAAALNIGLLSPQRLCLDVQAAWQAGEVPLNAAEGFIRQILGWREYVRGIYWRYMPEYAERNHLGNQRDLPEFYWTGKTRMRCMQAAIDQTLEHAYAHHIQRLMVTGNFALLAGIQPKQICDWYLAVYMDAFDWVELPNTLGMVMHADGGLLGSKPYCASGQYIRRMSNYCGDCHYRVQEQTGAKACPFNALYWHFIMRHAEDFSGNPRMAMIYRNFKRMAPAKQDALWEWGEQLLARLDAGDAL
- a CDS encoding DUF3336 domain-containing protein, yielding MIKLMQRNQGKRLLKEMEQAESYEEWVELAGAYDHEMGLDEWKQDDACESYDYRAIRQRLDQLRDLRFRRDYPQLLFILNEGIHGNLGGMGKPALYSKAKLGTKNLITRYIDELCGALHDLNEVDEKIISLEEKQDFFQRASHCYGRSALMLSGGAVLGFFHAGVLKALFDRGLLPEIISGSSAGSILAATACTHADDELKERLNLDNLHHEVDEAEQIRPVLSLLGNGRPNMDADNLRDYLQHIVPDLTFQEAFERTGRKLNITVTGLSPRQAPRLLNAITAPNVLVRSAVMASCAIYGIYPPVTLMCRNASGETAPYLPDEKWIDGSFADDLPAKRLARLYGVNHFISSMTNPAALAITPDPDRPSNPVRSVLNFQGRLLKLGTAETLRFSRQHVRIKSPMLSLVQHLTYGILAQEYTADINIFLRNRWDHPLRLLAPPSREAMHRLIYEGERSTWDRIEMVRNCTAVSRTLDGILHQRGWEV